A stretch of the Filimonas lacunae genome encodes the following:
- a CDS encoding discoidin domain-containing protein, whose translation MRTIIVNIFSCCLLLLTACSKNDAPVALSAGSVSIQTTSGKDTVQMAIPIASDSTQVIGLQAVLADAVGSDHWVTFKADTTKLAAFRAVYGNADLLPTSCYYFYKSTARIAAGSTVSDSAQLNIILQTKLDGYATYVLPLVIQSVDGNPDGIATSQVVYYVLKTGKPSVIPKTSWTIAGVSSTVTTSTAYAATNVLDDNNTTTSWASDLTQAMPQWVAINFNKSVTFSSVVYYFPTTYKYPTLGGYPTSIQLETSLDGTNWVNKGVFAGNIVNNMQVISLGLTTARYLRFTGLSSVKYNNTYETIFISGIGVLP comes from the coding sequence ATGCGTACAATTATTGTCAATATATTTTCCTGTTGCCTGTTATTGTTAACAGCCTGTAGTAAAAATGACGCGCCGGTTGCTTTATCTGCCGGCAGTGTTTCTATTCAAACAACTTCTGGTAAGGATACGGTTCAAATGGCTATACCTATTGCCTCGGATTCTACGCAGGTAATAGGCTTACAAGCGGTGTTGGCTGATGCTGTCGGTAGCGATCATTGGGTAACCTTTAAAGCAGATACCACTAAATTAGCGGCATTCCGTGCCGTGTATGGAAATGCGGATCTGCTGCCCACTTCCTGTTATTACTTTTATAAGTCCACCGCACGTATTGCTGCGGGTAGCACGGTTTCTGATTCTGCGCAACTCAATATTATTTTGCAAACAAAGCTGGATGGTTACGCTACCTATGTATTGCCGTTGGTGATACAATCGGTAGATGGTAATCCCGATGGCATTGCTACCAGCCAGGTGGTGTATTATGTGTTAAAAACAGGCAAGCCTTCTGTTATCCCTAAAACCAGCTGGACTATTGCCGGTGTGTCTTCTACCGTTACCACCTCCACTGCCTATGCAGCAACCAATGTGCTGGATGATAATAATACCACTACTTCCTGGGCTTCTGATCTTACGCAGGCCATGCCACAGTGGGTGGCCATCAATTTTAATAAGAGCGTTACGTTTTCCAGTGTGGTGTATTATTTCCCAACAACCTATAAATATCCTACGCTGGGCGGGTACCCTACCTCTATACAATTAGAAACCAGTCTGGATGGTACTAACTGGGTAAACAAGGGGGTATTTGCCGGAAACATTGTTAACAACATGCAGGTGATTTCCCTTGGGTTAACAACTGCCCGGTATCTGCGTTTTACAGGGCTGTCCAGTGTAAAATATAATAACACTTATGAAACCATCTTTATCAGTGGCATAGGTGTATTGCCTTAA
- a CDS encoding TlpA disulfide reductase family protein, producing MTKMCIAAAICCLPMGLMAQKGFTINGKVGTLDAPATAFLSYTEGGKSVRDSVVLHKGSFRFTGQVSAPVQALLVVKRDTVTVSKKVRPDDLYFYLENADITVTAVDSVTHAVVKGSASNEEDNELNRLQKPYRKTADSLMKAYYAKTVEERKDSAFKKAAGAVQQQSQDGFDSVSRKFIVNHPNSYIALRTFANFETGYNFNPDTAAVRFSRLSPELQNSSLGKKIAGMIETGRKTRAGVIAQDFTQPDTTGKQVKLSDYRGRYVLVDFWASWCKPCRAENPNVLAAYHKFQQKNFTVLGVSLDEGRGAWLHAVAQDSLPWTQVSDLKGFESPAAVLYGVKAIPSNFLIDPTGKIVATNLRGEELEKKLGALLSM from the coding sequence ATGACTAAAATGTGTATTGCAGCAGCGATTTGCTGTTTGCCAATGGGGTTGATGGCACAAAAGGGATTTACCATTAACGGTAAAGTAGGCACATTGGATGCTCCTGCTACTGCTTTTCTCAGTTATACGGAGGGTGGAAAAAGTGTGCGTGATTCAGTTGTGTTGCATAAAGGCAGTTTTCGGTTTACCGGACAAGTGAGTGCGCCTGTGCAGGCATTACTGGTGGTTAAACGCGATACTGTTACCGTATCTAAAAAAGTACGGCCGGATGATTTGTATTTCTATTTGGAGAATGCAGACATCACTGTTACTGCTGTTGATTCAGTTACGCATGCGGTTGTAAAAGGTTCTGCCAGTAACGAGGAGGATAATGAGCTGAACCGTTTGCAAAAGCCTTACCGCAAAACAGCCGATTCGTTGATGAAGGCTTATTATGCCAAAACAGTGGAAGAGCGTAAGGATAGTGCGTTTAAAAAAGCAGCGGGTGCAGTGCAGCAACAGTCGCAGGATGGTTTTGACAGTGTTTCCCGTAAGTTTATAGTGAATCATCCCAATTCATATATAGCGCTGCGCACCTTTGCTAATTTTGAAACAGGCTACAACTTTAACCCGGATACGGCAGCAGTGAGATTTAGCCGCTTATCACCTGAACTTCAGAATTCATCGCTAGGCAAAAAGATAGCGGGTATGATTGAAACCGGCCGTAAAACCCGTGCTGGTGTAATAGCGCAGGATTTTACTCAGCCTGACACTACCGGCAAACAGGTGAAGCTGAGCGACTATCGCGGCCGTTATGTGCTGGTTGATTTCTGGGCCAGCTGGTGCAAACCTTGTCGTGCCGAAAACCCGAACGTACTGGCAGCTTACCATAAGTTTCAGCAAAAGAATTTTACAGTGCTCGGAGTTTCATTGGATGAGGGCAGAGGGGCCTGGCTGCATGCTGTGGCACAGGATAGCTTACCGTGGACACAGGTAAGTGATCTGAAAGGCTTTGAAAGTCCTGCTGCAGTGTTGTATGGTGTAAAGGCGATCCCGTCTAACTTTCTGATAGATCCTACAGGAAAAATAGTGGCCACCAATTTACGGGGCGAAGAGCTGGAAAAAAAGCTGGGTGCACTGTTATCTATGTAA
- a CDS encoding FecR family protein yields the protein MDDPSFDIEELLFKALQGTLSTEEEALLEAWKAEKPGNHAFAEQLLHPDRLTGKLRLYAAHNQQQAREEAIRHLFPQQRTKTMPLLRWWVAAAMLILVAGSIYVLISYRIPVDAPVKISRVPAMVAPGRPGAVLTLGNGSQVLLDTVKNGVVALQDGVTARIINGVLHYEGVGAGMVYNTMSTPKGRLFELTLPDGTQVWLNSASSIRYPVAFNGVDRKVEITGEAYFEVAANVRKPFRVTVNNSTEVQVLGTHFNVNAYSNEQQAAATLLEGAIQVQQLNTGNHAVKVQPGQQAVWQADESAAGVQLVKSVDIEKVMAWKNGLFNFEGASLEEVMRQLERWYDIEVVFEKPMTDIRFGGKMTKGIPLNDLLEGLKGVEGYDLKFRMEGKRTLVVSR from the coding sequence ATGGACGATCCATCTTTTGATATAGAAGAACTGCTTTTTAAAGCGCTGCAAGGCACTTTAAGCACGGAGGAAGAAGCTTTGCTGGAAGCCTGGAAGGCCGAAAAGCCTGGCAACCATGCATTTGCTGAGCAGTTACTTCATCCTGACCGGCTTACAGGTAAGCTACGGTTATATGCTGCGCACAACCAGCAGCAGGCCCGGGAAGAGGCTATTCGTCACTTGTTTCCGCAACAGCGTACGAAAACAATGCCTTTACTCAGGTGGTGGGTGGCGGCGGCTATGCTGATATTGGTGGCCGGGTCTATTTATGTATTGATCAGTTATAGAATTCCTGTTGATGCGCCTGTTAAAATATCGCGGGTGCCTGCAATGGTGGCACCAGGGCGGCCAGGTGCTGTGTTAACGCTGGGCAATGGATCGCAGGTATTACTGGATACAGTGAAAAATGGTGTGGTAGCCTTGCAGGATGGCGTTACTGCCCGCATTATCAATGGGGTGTTACACTACGAAGGTGTGGGGGCCGGTATGGTATACAATACTATGTCAACTCCTAAAGGCCGGTTGTTTGAGTTAACGCTGCCGGATGGCACACAGGTATGGTTAAATAGTGCCAGCAGTATCCGGTACCCGGTTGCGTTCAATGGCGTTGATAGGAAGGTGGAAATTACAGGGGAGGCCTATTTTGAGGTGGCAGCCAATGTTCGGAAGCCTTTTAGGGTAACTGTGAATAACAGCACTGAAGTGCAGGTGCTGGGTACGCATTTTAATGTAAATGCTTATAGCAATGAGCAGCAGGCGGCTGCTACTTTATTGGAAGGGGCTATACAGGTGCAGCAGCTGAATACAGGTAACCATGCAGTTAAGGTGCAGCCAGGGCAGCAGGCGGTATGGCAGGCTGATGAATCGGCGGCTGGTGTTCAACTGGTGAAGTCGGTGGATATAGAAAAGGTAATGGCCTGGAAAAACGGGTTGTTCAATTTTGAAGGCGCTTCGCTGGAAGAAGTAATGCGTCAATTGGAACGGTGGTACGATATAGAGGTGGTGTTTGAAAAGCCGATGACTGATATACGTTTTGGTGGTAAAATGACCAAGGGCATTCCGCTGAACGATTTATTGGAAGGGTTGAAGGGGGTAGAAGGATATGATCTGAAGTTTCGTATGGAAGGTAAGCGCACATTGGTAGTAAGCCGGTAA
- a CDS encoding SusC/RagA family TonB-linked outer membrane protein: MKKTATRSRYAFACRLPAQMMRIMKLLTFFLFAAIVSVQAEGTAQSITLSGKSLTMKQVFAAIEKQTGYVVFYRQNQLEKTRPVTVTVTNMPLQQFLDTVLWQQQLDFSIKDKTIILSPRTVQAKEQVQAVLEALPVDAAPLSLRVTDSLALPLEGVSVVVMAHGAAVKVATTDKFGVCKLQVKEGDEVHVRLVGYEARKIHITAGMLKEGNVTVILKPVISELSEIAVSSVNTGYQRIRPEQSTGAVAQISTKEYESRVSSNFIDGLVNRLPGLMINNSVSFTSTAPGSTTSTSNSLFNIRGISTMSANQTPLVVIDGYPTELTLDMLDPNEIKSVTILKDAAAATVYGVRASNGVIVIERKQASQGKAKFTFRATAGITPKENYSRYRWVDNPSAVAVNYQKDIYTSSVSPTTWSTLLTSSAGTTPRNPVYYILAQSAAKVITPYQADQALNAMKGYDNIDEYNRLFQRPALTQTYNINVSGGNPNALYYITANYTRNKLSDLNNDNNRLLLSARNTLKFSQRLSLELTTDYQEQRYNSAPVPGVASVYSFDHYQDVNGNPAAVYLGSKGVTPFYNSYLVGQGLEDQLYYPLREANEVSNKTRTVNNRVTANFIYTIGGGFNLSFGGIYETSRSDYKHLATGSSFEVKDMVNHYAARNADGTLTFYIPKGDFLQQQVTNTSSYTGRAQLNYNKKIGGLHSFNGILGAEIRRVTNSSNLSSLFGYNDQTLLNQPVDFSAINTGAVKNTFGLTQSLLGYYPTFFNQAYVEDRYLSGYANMVYSFKNTYSLSGSIRIDQSNLFGTNPKYKYKPLWSLGAAWNIHQESFMKGIDWLNILKLRVAYGFNGNVAKMSVPEVIAQATTNTYTSSYSPALKLFSYANSSLRWEQTRNTNIGLDYRVANNINGTIDYYIKRSTDLLGSAQIDPTIGTSPSLINQATIDNRGIEISLHADWITTSKFNWNTGLVLARNTSKVLDVFRTSDYKPQSLSAMGYVKGFPVGALFAFRYAGLDTAGYPLITNTKGQLYSTINSSSTGPTSVAITKDTSGTTRYMGSSIPTINAGLSNRLDIGNFYVYCMVNYYGGFKVRVPRPDPSAVRALKGAGDYWKAPGDETKTDVMALKGFNNTNSIWAYNYADKYVVNGDYITLADLTVSYSFDNAKLIKKAGFTHFEVKCQASNLWTVGLNKYNYSAATGSYQKSYLTPTYTLGIFTNF; this comes from the coding sequence ATGAAAAAAACTGCAACGCGTAGTCGTTACGCCTTTGCATGCCGTTTACCGGCGCAAATGATGAGAATCATGAAACTGCTCACATTTTTTCTGTTCGCTGCTATTGTGTCTGTACAGGCCGAAGGAACTGCACAATCTATTACGTTATCTGGTAAAAGCCTTACCATGAAGCAGGTATTTGCGGCTATTGAAAAGCAAACGGGCTATGTGGTGTTTTACCGGCAAAACCAGCTGGAAAAAACAAGGCCGGTTACGGTAACCGTTACCAATATGCCTTTACAGCAGTTTTTGGATACGGTATTGTGGCAGCAACAGCTCGATTTCAGCATTAAAGACAAAACGATTATCCTGAGCCCACGCACAGTACAGGCAAAAGAGCAGGTGCAAGCGGTGTTGGAAGCTTTGCCGGTAGATGCTGCACCATTATCCCTGCGGGTAACGGATTCGTTGGCCTTGCCGCTGGAAGGCGTGTCTGTAGTAGTTATGGCACATGGCGCTGCTGTAAAAGTAGCCACAACGGATAAGTTCGGTGTTTGTAAGTTACAGGTAAAAGAAGGGGATGAGGTGCATGTAAGGTTAGTAGGTTATGAAGCACGCAAAATACATATCACCGCAGGTATGTTAAAAGAAGGCAATGTAACGGTGATATTAAAACCGGTGATTTCTGAACTGTCCGAAATTGCTGTTTCTTCTGTAAACACAGGGTATCAACGTATACGTCCCGAGCAAAGCACCGGGGCAGTGGCACAGATCAGTACCAAAGAATATGAGTCACGGGTGAGTTCCAACTTTATCGATGGACTGGTAAACAGGTTGCCGGGGCTAATGATCAATAACAGTGTTTCTTTTACCAGCACTGCACCAGGCAGCACTACCTCTACTTCTAATTCATTGTTTAATATCCGTGGCATCTCCACCATGTCGGCCAATCAAACTCCGCTGGTGGTGATTGACGGTTACCCTACAGAGCTTACGCTGGATATGCTCGATCCCAATGAAATTAAGTCTGTTACCATTTTGAAAGATGCGGCAGCGGCTACGGTGTATGGGGTGAGAGCTTCCAATGGCGTTATTGTGATTGAAAGAAAGCAGGCATCCCAGGGAAAGGCTAAGTTCACTTTCAGAGCTACGGCCGGCATTACCCCTAAAGAAAACTACAGCCGTTACAGGTGGGTGGATAATCCGTCTGCTGTTGCGGTGAACTACCAGAAAGATATTTATACTTCCAGTGTAAGCCCTACTACCTGGAGTACCTTATTAACCAGCAGTGCCGGTACTACACCGCGTAACCCGGTATATTATATACTGGCGCAGAGTGCGGCAAAAGTAATAACGCCTTATCAGGCCGATCAGGCTTTGAATGCTATGAAAGGGTATGATAACATAGATGAGTACAACAGGTTGTTTCAACGCCCGGCACTTACCCAAACGTATAACATAAACGTTTCCGGCGGAAATCCGAATGCCTTGTATTATATCACTGCCAACTATACGCGCAATAAGCTTTCCGATCTGAACAACGATAACAACCGGTTATTGCTTTCTGCACGCAACACGCTTAAATTTTCACAACGTCTTTCGCTGGAGCTGACCACCGATTACCAGGAGCAAAGGTATAACTCTGCACCTGTGCCAGGCGTAGCTTCTGTGTATTCCTTTGATCATTACCAGGATGTAAATGGTAATCCTGCTGCTGTATATTTGGGTTCTAAAGGCGTTACTCCTTTTTACAACAGCTACCTGGTTGGGCAGGGACTAGAGGATCAGCTGTATTATCCGCTGAGAGAGGCGAATGAAGTCAGTAATAAAACACGTACCGTTAATAACCGTGTTACCGCCAATTTTATTTACACCATAGGCGGTGGTTTTAACCTGTCGTTTGGTGGCATCTACGAAACATCCCGCTCTGATTATAAGCACCTGGCTACCGGTTCTTCTTTCGAGGTAAAAGATATGGTGAACCATTATGCGGCCCGTAATGCAGATGGCACGCTTACTTTTTATATACCCAAGGGCGACTTTTTGCAACAGCAGGTTACCAATACCAGCAGTTATACAGGGCGTGCGCAGCTGAACTATAATAAAAAGATAGGCGGCCTGCATTCTTTCAACGGCATATTGGGTGCTGAAATAAGAAGGGTAACCAATAGCAGCAATCTGAGTTCTCTGTTTGGTTATAACGATCAAACTCTGTTAAATCAACCTGTAGATTTTTCAGCGATCAATACCGGTGCAGTGAAAAATACATTTGGATTAACACAATCGTTGCTGGGTTACTATCCTACCTTTTTTAACCAGGCATACGTGGAAGACAGGTATTTGTCGGGTTATGCCAATATGGTGTATTCTTTTAAAAATACCTATTCGCTTTCCGGTAGCATACGTATAGATCAATCTAATCTTTTCGGTACCAACCCTAAGTATAAATACAAACCTTTGTGGTCGTTAGGCGCAGCCTGGAACATACACCAGGAAAGCTTTATGAAGGGGATTGACTGGTTGAATATTTTGAAGCTGCGTGTGGCGTATGGATTTAATGGTAACGTAGCTAAAATGTCGGTGCCGGAGGTGATTGCCCAGGCTACTACTAACACGTACACCTCTTCTTACTCTCCTGCTTTGAAATTGTTTTCGTATGCCAACAGCAGCCTGCGTTGGGAACAAACCAGGAACACGAACATAGGGCTGGATTACCGTGTTGCCAATAATATTAATGGAACTATTGACTACTATATTAAAAGAAGCACCGATTTGCTGGGTAGTGCACAGATAGATCCCACCATTGGCACCAGTCCTTCGTTGATAAACCAGGCTACTATTGATAACAGGGGTATAGAGATAAGTTTGCATGCAGATTGGATCACTACCAGTAAGTTCAACTGGAACACAGGTCTGGTACTGGCCCGCAATACCAGCAAGGTGCTGGATGTGTTTCGTACATCCGATTATAAGCCTCAGTCACTGAGTGCTATGGGCTACGTAAAAGGCTTCCCGGTGGGTGCTTTGTTTGCTTTCCGTTATGCAGGGCTGGATACCGCAGGTTATCCTTTAATTACCAATACCAAAGGGCAGCTGTATAGCACCATTAACAGCAGCTCTACAGGGCCTACCAGCGTGGCTATCACTAAAGATACATCAGGCACCACCCGGTATATGGGCTCTTCTATTCCTACTATCAATGCGGGGTTGAGTAACCGGTTGGATATCGGCAACTTTTATGTGTATTGCATGGTCAATTATTACGGCGGGTTTAAGGTAAGAGTACCCAGGCCCGATCCTTCTGCCGTAAGAGCATTAAAAGGAGCCGGTGATTACTGGAAAGCGCCGGGTGATGAAACCAAAACAGATGTAATGGCCTTAAAAGGGTTTAATAATACCAACTCAATCTGGGCCTACAATTATGCGGATAAGTATGTGGTGAATGGCGACTATATCACCTTAGCCGATCTGACGGTTTCTTACAGTTTTGATAATGCTAAACTGATTAAAAAGGCAGGCTTTACGCATTTTGAAGTAAAGTGCCAGGCCTCCAATCTATGGACGGTGGGGCTTAATAAATACAATTACAGTGCGGCCACCGGCAGTTACCAGAAATCGTATCTGACGCCTACTTACACGCTTGGCATTTTTACCAACTTTTAA
- a CDS encoding RagB/SusD family nutrient uptake outer membrane protein, whose amino-acid sequence MKQYTYVIIGALLGSLGLTGCDKYLDVQPKGKTLLTTVTNYDQWLNDPSLATGYSPSTCTANLLSDNYDYPGIATPAMQLGELVYTWAPQFSSDLTASPLFWAEHYAKINQYNTVLLGIDEATGGTSIQKNSLKGEALLGRALEYFYLINEYGKSYDSSTAQKDLAVPFVISNQVVQDIPPRGTVADITNQIITDLNIAIPNLPDDNSANRYRASKAAAYSVLARVYFYARNYAEARKNAALALANSKAVMVDYNGTLPASNVLAVRPDVIYGRLVIGNAAASLDFMRTFAANDLRLKKLYSSSDGYKFTTRGATVFYPGAVTGVLIYENTGTSVQEMKLIVAEAAARNNELTVALQQLDEVRKTRITAASYVAFQSNDPEEVLKEVLLERRHELAYCGLRWFDMRRLDMENRMDTVKRYDAVGNVVATLPPHSNSYTLQIPAQVLTYHPDMPQNP is encoded by the coding sequence GTGAAACAGTATACATACGTTATTATAGGTGCTCTTTTAGGTAGCCTGGGGTTAACCGGGTGTGATAAATACCTGGACGTGCAGCCAAAAGGTAAAACATTACTTACCACGGTTACCAACTACGATCAGTGGCTGAATGATCCGTCGCTGGCAACGGGTTATTCTCCCAGTACCTGTACGGCTAATTTATTAAGCGATAATTACGATTATCCCGGCATTGCAACGCCAGCTATGCAGTTGGGTGAGCTGGTGTATACCTGGGCACCGCAGTTTTCTTCTGATCTTACCGCCAGTCCGTTGTTCTGGGCGGAACATTATGCCAAGATCAATCAATACAATACTGTGTTGCTGGGGATAGATGAAGCTACAGGCGGCACCAGCATTCAAAAGAATAGTTTGAAAGGAGAGGCGTTGCTGGGGCGTGCGCTGGAATATTTTTACCTGATAAATGAATATGGAAAGAGTTACGACTCTTCTACCGCTCAAAAAGATCTGGCAGTGCCTTTTGTAATCTCTAACCAGGTAGTGCAGGATATTCCACCAAGAGGAACCGTTGCAGATATTACCAACCAGATCATTACAGATCTCAACATAGCTATTCCCAACCTGCCGGATGATAATAGTGCCAACCGCTACCGTGCTTCCAAAGCGGCAGCTTATAGCGTACTGGCAAGAGTGTATTTCTATGCCAGGAATTATGCAGAGGCCCGGAAAAATGCTGCTTTGGCACTGGCTAACAGCAAAGCAGTAATGGTAGATTATAATGGCACGCTGCCTGCGTCTAATGTGTTGGCTGTAAGGCCGGATGTGATATATGGAAGATTGGTGATAGGCAATGCCGCAGCCAGCCTCGATTTCATGCGCACTTTTGCAGCTAACGACCTGCGCCTGAAAAAACTGTATTCCAGTTCGGATGGTTACAAGTTCACCACCAGGGGCGCAACGGTTTTTTACCCGGGTGCGGTAACCGGTGTGTTGATATATGAGAATACAGGCACTTCGGTTCAGGAAATGAAACTGATAGTTGCAGAAGCTGCTGCACGTAATAATGAGTTGACAGTGGCACTACAACAGCTGGATGAGGTACGTAAAACAAGAATTACCGCAGCAAGCTATGTGGCTTTTCAATCTAACGACCCCGAAGAGGTGCTGAAGGAGGTGTTGCTGGAAAGACGACACGAATTGGCATACTGCGGATTACGTTGGTTTGATATGCGCCGTTTAGATATGGAAAACAGGATGGATACGGTAAAACGTTACGATGCAGTAGGTAATGTAGTGGCTACGTTGCCGCCGCATAGTAACAGCTATACGCTTCAGATACCAGCCCAGGTACTGACCTATCATCCTGATATGCCTCAAAATCCTTAA
- a CDS encoding RNA polymerase sigma factor, whose product MNRSLIHTEKEELVRALKKGDEKAFSRFFDEFYAPLFYYSRHLVREEEEAKDIVLTSLYKCWERRGQFEQYQHVKSFLYLVVRNAGLNFLKKEQRDASRFHEFLLSANLVEQEDDYLATEAEVLKRVYKAVEALPDKCRRVFELTYLEEKSVGEIAALLQITPANVSVQRHRAVQLLRLALADAPLALIYLFLILEKY is encoded by the coding sequence TTGAATCGTAGCCTTATACATACTGAAAAAGAGGAGTTGGTGCGTGCGCTGAAAAAAGGGGATGAGAAAGCTTTTAGCCGTTTTTTTGATGAGTTTTATGCGCCCTTGTTCTACTATTCCCGTCACCTGGTGCGGGAAGAGGAGGAGGCTAAAGATATTGTGCTTACCAGCCTGTACAAATGCTGGGAGCGGAGAGGGCAGTTTGAACAATATCAACATGTAAAATCCTTCCTGTACCTGGTTGTGCGCAATGCCGGGTTAAACTTTCTGAAAAAAGAACAACGCGACGCCAGTCGTTTTCATGAGTTTTTATTGTCGGCCAACCTGGTAGAGCAGGAAGATGATTACCTTGCTACAGAAGCCGAGGTGCTCAAGCGTGTGTATAAAGCCGTGGAAGCCCTGCCGGATAAATGCCGGCGCGTGTTTGAACTTACTTATCTGGAAGAAAAATCTGTTGGCGAAATAGCTGCCTTGTTACAAATTACTCCTGCCAATGTATCGGTGCAACGCCACCGGGCGGTTCAATTGCTTCGCCTGGCGCTGGCAGATGCGCCCCTTGCGCTGATATACCTGTTCCTGATCCTGGAAAAATACTAA